A stretch of DNA from Perca fluviatilis chromosome 15, GENO_Pfluv_1.0, whole genome shotgun sequence:
caggtgacttactgtcgcacagtagaggaattaccgtatagtacaggagaagctcgcaggcagtttcgacttccattagctgtttaggtttaattacgaatgttaactatcattttagttagcaataattagcctgtgcctatgttatctccttacatatacctacactctccgtctctgtaagattgggaatgattgagatttctctcggcacagctaccagaacacttacaactttcagacacgttgctcacgtcacatttacgttgtctctgtcagttggaggctgcgcagtaagggaagagatcaccggaaaagtgcttctaatagccttcactggtctccgtccagagcaacgggatctattggtccattatatactgtctatggaatCACGTGACCCGCAGGAGTCCTGAAAAATTGTCACCCTCTAAAGCTAACAcactgaggctaaagctaacagaCCGGGGGCTAAAGCTAAcagactgaggctaaagctaacagGCTGAGTCTAAAGCTAACAGACTGAGTCTAAAGCTAAcagactgaggctaaagctaacagaCGGAGGCTAAAGCTAACAGGCCCCAGGCCATGATATCATGCTAACAGACTGAGGCTAAAGCCAACAGACCAAGGCTAAAGCTAAGAGACCgaggctaaagctaacagaGCTAAAGCTAACAGACCCCAGGCCATGATATCATGCTAtccattttaatgtttaatgtttggtCCATTCTTTACTGTACATccatgtaatttattttaattacagTTTCAACACATCATCAGGGGCGTTTCAGGCATGTGAATAGTTTCCTTCTTacggtaggtttccacacagcaAAATTTGgctttgctctcattgaggttgaataGAGACGATAATTCGCCCtgattgagcgagatgagagcgaatcgccgAGGGGAGCAAAATAAAGTTGGcaaaagtttaactttattcaaatgaggaccactcgagaaccaatcaggtccgtgtgtttgtgtttgaaggcgggagttacaaaaaagTATGACCAAGATGGCGGAGGTTATCAGCGCCGTATCATGAATattttgatgtgattaaaatgtttctacacgaacatcggtacttctatcaacacaaattgtgttttatgacacacaaacttaattagggcacatacaccactaaatagatTACTgaatatgttagtttaaacactcaaacttttcagctagccgacaggctaatcgctagcatgttcggacattggatttcattgtagcctagccaggtagctagctagctaggctacttgcgcatttgtttgattacatgttttgttggcgaacattgacgcttgtagcaacacagattgttgtttatatgtcacacaaacttaaacaggacaaacacacaccaccaaacagaccactggagatagtttaaacactcaaaatgattcagctagccgactGGTCacccgctagcatgttcggacattgtatttcattgtaagcatagcaaggcagctaggctacatagccaggttaccagagcatttatgagctaacattttaACGATGGTTTGgtgctgtgcatttttaccaccctgtcttctgacagcccgggacatttaaaaaaaaattgcggTCTTGTTGTTTTCACGACCACGCTCCCGAGGCTAACTTTCGCTGGCCGAAATTCGCGAggtgtttcgctgtgtggaaccctaccCTTAGTCCTCCCAGATAATCCAGTTATTTGTTGGCATCACTTTCTAAGTATTTTGGCCCATTTTCTCCAGCTGGATGAACATGTTCACTGAATGTCAGTTTTGTGTGTTGCAGCATTACACAGAGAACAACAACCTCCATCTTTGATCTGATCCTGAAAACAAGAAGATGGGTGATTTGCAGAGCCGTCTgctggaggaagggagggaggcgcATAGGAAAGATTTGGAAGATTTTGTGTTTCTAATCAAAAACGACGGAAAGGCTCCAGATCTGAGAGTCAACAAGAGCATTGTGATGTTCACAGGTCTGTCGTCTTCAGACAATCTGAGACAACACTACGAGAAGAGGAAAATGGAGGTGGGCGGCTCCGTTAATGACTTAATCAAACTGCATGCTGCAGACTGGATCAAAAACCTGGCGGATAAACTGGCCAGCATGGAGTCAGCTCCTGCACTGGCGGGCCTCGGAGCGCTGGCCATCGCTGTCCTCATCGACTTGGCTTCCTCGAGTCCACCTGAGGAAAGCACAAAGGACGCTCTGCGGGGCGTGTTTGCCGAGGAGAAGGCCTCCGAGGTCTGGGATCAGATCGACGAGTGCCTGAAGAGATGCGTGATGCACATCAACAACGACCCCGAACTGGTGACTGACATCAGACGGATCGAGGTCCAGCTGAGCACCGCCCTCACCAAGCTGAAGAACTCCATGGTGAGGCACGGCCACATGTCGTCTCAGGCTCTGAAGGCCTGGGTGAACGGGGCAGCCTTCCACATCCAGATGCTGATTCACCTGGTGAGACTCGGAGGGACTCAAACCTGCGACCCTGTGGAGAGACTCCTCTCGACTTACCTGAGAGACCTGGACACGCTGTTCATCAAGCACAGGGAAATGATCGAGGGGAAGTGCAGAGTGAATGAGGTTACAAGTACTGATGTGCCATTGAGTTACACATATCTGGTGGATGATGATTTAAAGGCACACTATATGATTTATAATTATGCCTGCTTTAAAGAATACTTTGAGGCTTATTATGATAACAGATACAGCGTGCAGACAAGTGACATCAAGCGTTACTTCAGCGGCATAAGAAACAACCTACAGACGCTGGTTAATCAAAAAGGATACTTTAACATCTAAAcatccagaaaataataataataatattctgACATTATAACTGTTGAGTTTAGGGATGCACCGGATAATGGAGGACGCATGCGCGGCGTGAGAGGTCGTAAGGGCTAGAGCTTCTCAAGGCGTGTGAAAACTTTGGCTTAAAATGCATCTTATTTAAAGCTCCCCAAATATATCACATACATGTAATAACAGGTGAAAATTCAGACGATTGActggaggggaaaaaagaagtgaaaaaaaaagaagcaaagcgACCCTATGCCGAAAGGGAAACCGCACACGAGGCAACAAAGACAAAGAATGGCAGGCACGGGAGAAGAAGCAATTGGCTTCGATTACAACGCCAGATTCGATGGTCTCGAGTCCAAACTTAACAAGCTACTGCAAGTCAATACCTCTACAAACACACTACTTGATTCCGCAGTGAAGAAGATTGAGGCTTTGGAAACACGATTTGAGAGCGCGATGGCTGAGGTGCATGATTACGGTGTTTTGGTGGAGACGCAGATGAGCCGCACAGGTGCGCTCGAAAAGAAGCTACAAAATGCTTTGGATCATATTGACCAACTGGAAAATAGGAATCGCCAGAACAACTTGCGTTTGCTTAATGTTTTGGAAGGAAGTGAGAAGGATTTGCCTATGCCTGCTTTCTTGGTTAAAACTTTCGCGGAAAAGTGGAAGCTGGAGCTTAAAGAAGAGGACTTTGAAAGGGCGCACCGTGTGGGGGCCAGGAAAGATGACACCGGTTATCCGCGCGCTATCATTTTCAAGCTGCACCACTATCAGAAGAGGTTGTATATTTGGAAAGGAACCCGTAGACAAATAGAGGGTTGCAACTTCAAAGTGGTGCCTGACATGTCTGCGGCGGTGCGGGAGAAAAGGAAGGCGTTCTGGCCTCTGAGAGAACAGCTGCATCAGAACGACATTAAGACTTTTCTAAAATTCCCAGCGACGTTGTATGTGGAGAATGGAGACCTTGTGAACACATTCACCTCACCGGAGAAAGCTAGACTGGAACTAAAAAAGTACACATGTATAAAATGACCTGATCTTGCAGAGCCTGGTAAGAACATTTAATACTCTTAACGACGAAGGAATGAAACTGGACGCAAAGATATTAAATCTGAATATAAAGATTATGTCCAAATTGTACAACTAGGGAAAGGGGttgtgtaattatttttttgttaaattttttcctttggttcttttttatttattatttttttgtttgtttgtttgaggaaaggaagaaaggaaaaaaaaaataaaaaaatatgggaTTTTGGCATAGGTTTATGTAAAGTAGATTGTTAAAATTAGATTTACTTTGGTTGTACACTCCCTTTACTAGtcatattcttatttttttcaatggttattggtttgtctgtgtttgtttgttttatttcatttttttttcctgctttatgtttattttttattttttttattttttatttcattttatttatttttttcctttttgggaAATTTGATAATTTGGGAAATGGTTTAAATTCGGTaagattttgatttatttacttttttatttttgatttatttattttttttattaaggagGGGTGTATTAATTGAATTATTTGGAAGTCATTGTTTACACATCAAATGGAGCGGGGAGTTGAAGCTCTAACAAAGCATGTTTTCTaggaaggaggggaggggggagggagggggtatAAGTTATGTGTTTATATGTTATATGTTGGTATGGATGGATGAAGGTGTGTTAGAACTCTTTAAGTGCTTCCTACTTTTTTTGAATAAAGTTATTCAGCAGATTGGGTTGGGCTATACAGTTTGGTCTATAACATtccacttaaataaaaaaaagagagaaaaaaaaaatacaaattatataaatgagtatttaaaataaaaatgcatacaAGGAATATAAAAgatatattaaatacatttaaagtagTAACTTGGAATGTAAATGGACTACAGGAGGGTTCGAAAAAACATAAAGTTATTTATCACTTGGAAAAAATGTCCGCTGACATAGTTTTTCTCCAAGAACTCCATTTTAAAGCTGGTCAAATAGACTACTTGAAAAGAAGATGGGTGGGGGAAGCTTTTGAGGCAGTATATACATCAAGAAGTAGAGGAGTTGGGATACTGATAAATAAGAGAATACCTTTTAAATTAGTGTCACAGTATTCAGATTCGTATGGTCGATATCTTATAATTAAATGTGAACTATTTGGGGAACTTTATACACTTTTGAGCATTTATAGGCCTCTGGCTTCAAATATGGCTTTTTTAAAAGATATTCAAACAAGACTGGATAGTTCACAAACAGGTTTGATAATTATGGGAGGAGACCTAAATAGCATTTTTAGTGTTGGTGACAGCACAACAAAAACTAGGAAGGTCAATGTTCCAAAACATTTAGAGAAATTTCTCTCTGTTAATGATCTTCAAGATATATGGAGGACCTTACATCCAAACTCAAAAGATTATACTTATTATTCAAATCCTCAAAAAAGTTATAGCAGACTGGATTACCTCTTTGTGTCTCAAGGGGGAATTAAATATTGTACACTATGCGAAATTGATAATATTATGATATCTGATCATGCTTCAGTTATCTGTACCATGACTCCGAGGGATgtggtggccgggaagtgcaatgcaacattacaaagaatgaaacacttttacaaagcttgagacaaatttacattttggaaaacaaatttacattttggaaaacaaaataacattttagaaaacaaatttacattttggaaaacaaaataacattttcgaaaacaaatttacattttggaaaacaaaataacattttcgaaaacaaatttacattttagaaaacaaatttacattttggaaaacaaaataacattttagaaaacaaatttacattttagaaaacaaatttacattttagaaaacaaattaacaagatgcaaaacacttttaccagtcccgaaacaaatttacaaatgacagattcttcacggaaagggaatgtacccacacggaagtgatgaggtgttgttggtgagcgcagtcaatatgtgttgttgtgagtgagtatatgcgTGAATGAAGTTCATGGTGACTTTGTACGGTGGTCGgtgttttgagtttttaaaggacgcggacctgacggaaacattggaaaaacagggaactatcgacagccgcggccggatcgggctacagcagggggcagctgagtccgtctgcagctgcaggacctggagctcactgcccattcctgggagccaaaaccgacaccacgcagctggagacccagggccgtattgctgggcccgccgggaggaagggaagcccggagaatcagatccaggactgaacggagcggactgtcacagcctgctgaagtttaaatcacaggtttcctaaagggagtctggcgggactcggactgtggagcaacgaaacacgacttaaagtctcgttaaataaataaatacatgcagaaataaatgaatcattagtggggagtgagcctggacatttcagtctgtttaaacttcactttgaagcagaacctcttagttcagaagggtgaagtttccgtttgtactcatatctgtgaactgattataataaatattctttgtattaacaccttaattagtctctttgtctttttgtttaaaaaaactacatcgcatgagattttgacgatttatagtgattttatttccgttagacctttgcctacattgacgctgatgcattaaggacggcccattgacagtatataagggagtgcctcccctgttccaagatggcggctctattgacgcattcgatccataactgccgtagtcaaggcgacatgtatacaacacctcatcacttccggtatgtggtacattccctttccgtgaagaatctgtcatttgtaaatttgtttcgggactggtaaaagtgttttgcatcttgttaatttgttttctaaaatgtaaatttgttttctaaaatgttattttgttttccaaaatgtaaatttgttttctaaaatctaaatttgttttcgaaaatgttattttgttttccaaaatgtaaatttgttttccaaaatgtaaaagtgtttcattctttgtaatgttgcattgcacttcccggccaccgtagagGGAAAACACCCTACAACATAGAATTTGGAGAATGAATAGGAAATATTTAATGGATATGGAATTTGTTGCTTACGTGAAAGAACAaattaatattttcattttaactaATGTGGAGCAACCTCATCCTCAGGATAagccaaatatttgtattatcTGGGACTCCTTCAAAGCATATATAAGGGGAGTAATGATAGCCTTTGCATCAAAAAGGAAAGCTAGTCTTGAGCGGAACATGGCTAAAATAAAACAGGACATTAAGTTAATGGAAACACAACTTAAAAATGGAGatcaaaaaattaaaagtaaattgcaagaaaagaaaatagaaatggaTAATATGTTAATAGATAAAGTTAAAGACTTTAGACAAAATTCAAATAAGCTTAATTATATTTCAGCTAATAAATCCGGTAAACATCTGGCATCAATAGTTAAAAGGGTTACAAAGACTGAGTCTATATCTTTAAAAGAGGAAGAATCTGATGATGTTATTACAAATAatgatattattaataaaagatTTAAGCAGTTTTATGAACACTTGTATACATCGGAGATTAAAGATGATGACCCAGATTCCTTTCTTAAATCTGTCAAATTAAAGCGCTTATCAGATCATCAAAAGGAAGATATACGGAAAGTCTTTACAACCTTTGAGATTGAAGCTGCAATTAAGGCATTTTCTGGAAAAAAGGCCCCAGGAATAGATGGCTTCCCTATCGAGTTTTACTCAACATTTTGGCCAAATATTAGATCTTTGTTCCTGGAAGTTGTAAACTCATTTGTTAATCAGCAAAAGTTGCCAGAAACTATGTATCTTTCAACTATTTCTGTGATACCAAAACCAGGTCGTGAATGTAACAAGCCTTCTGATTTCAGGCCTATCAGCTTAATTAATTgcgacaaaaaaattataacaaaaGTAATGAATAACAGATTGGCATTAATTTGATCTAGTATTATCCATCATAACCAAGCTGGGTTTATTCTTAACAGGGATCTTAGAACTAATGTTAGAACATGCATATCCTTAACacaatatgcaaaaaaaaaatatatagatttgacTTTGATGGCGGTCGATGCCGAAAAAGCATTTGACCGCCTTGAATGGTCATATTTGTATAAAGTTCTTGAAACATTTGAATTTCCAGTAGAATTCATAAATATGGTGCAAACGGTGTATAGAGCCCCTAAGGCACAAGTTTACACCAATGCGTATTTTCATTAACTCGTGGTACTGCTCAAGGCTGTCCATTATCTCCAGCACTGTTTTTGATGGCTATTGAACCCTTGGCTGAGAAAATAAGACAGACAGATAACATTACTGGTATCACCATAGGCAAAAACGAATATAAATTAAGCTTATTTGCTGatgatttgttgttgtttttaagtgATGTAGATATTTCAATCCCGAGTGTAATTAATATAATGAGTCAATTCTCAAAAATTTCAGGTTATAAAATTAATAGTGGTAAAACTGAAATTTTGACTTTAggtcaaaaacaaataaacccaGAAATATTGAAACAATTTAAAGTACAGAGCGAAATTAAATATTTAGGTTGTTACATAAgcgcaaataaaaaacaattctataaaagtaattttgtaacactgaaa
This window harbors:
- the LOC120574801 gene encoding uncharacterized protein LOC120574801 encodes the protein MGDLQSRLLEEGREAHRKDLEDFVFLIKNDGKAPDLRVNKSIVMFTGLSSSDNLRQHYEKRKMEVGGSVNDLIKLHAADWIKNLADKLASMESAPALAGLGALAIAVLIDLASSSPPEESTKDALRGVFAEEKASEVWDQIDECLKRCVMHINNDPELVTDIRRIEVQLSTALTKLKNSMVRHGHMSSQALKAWVNGAAFHIQMLIHLVRLGGTQTCDPVERLLSTYLRDLDTLFIKHREMIEGKCRVNEVTSTDVPLSYTYLVDDDLKAHYMIYNYACFKEYFEAYYDNRYSVQTSDIKRYFSGIRNNLQTLVNQKGYFNI